One genomic region from Chloroherpetonaceae bacterium encodes:
- the kdpA gene encoding potassium-transporting ATPase subunit KdpA — translation MTLEIISIVFIFLLTVSLAIPLGAYISCVFKGEKTWFDFLSPIENLFFKMSGINPNAPMNWKENLFALLTINAIWFVWAIVVLMTQTFQPFWNPDGIGSMEATQAFNTAISFMTNTNLQHYSGETGASYFSQLFVFTFLQFVSAGTGIAALAMLYRALASQSGDSLGNFYSDLVKSCTRILLPIAIIGAIFLLINGTPMTFQGAEQVVSLQGDSVKVARGPVAAMVSIKQLGTNGGGYFGPNSTHPFENPNFLTNILETVFILLIPMAAVFALGNYLNRKKLAYVIFGVMTLGFLCLLIPTVIGEMSGNPSIAAYGIDQSNGSMEGKEVRFGAAASALWGVSTTCTSNGSVNAMHDSFTALSGTWLMLGMQLNAFYGGVGVGFVNMFVFIIIAVFISGLMVGRTPEFLGKKIEAKEMKIAVLVALLHPLLILGGTALASHLFVSQGGNDVMKWLNNPGFHGFSEMLYEYTSSSANNGSGFEGLGDNTPFWNISTGIVMILARFIPIIGPIAIGGALVAKKIVPQSSGTLKSDSLMFGVMLFSVIVILGALLFFPALTLGPISEFLTIK, via the coding sequence ATGACACTTGAAATAATTTCGATTGTATTCATCTTTCTCCTTACGGTTTCACTTGCAATTCCGCTTGGCGCATACATCTCTTGCGTATTCAAAGGAGAAAAAACGTGGTTTGATTTTCTTTCCCCGATTGAAAATCTCTTTTTCAAGATGTCAGGCATTAACCCCAATGCACCGATGAATTGGAAAGAAAATCTTTTTGCGTTACTCACCATCAATGCGATTTGGTTTGTATGGGCAATTGTGGTTTTAATGACACAAACTTTCCAACCTTTTTGGAACCCTGATGGCATTGGGTCTATGGAAGCCACACAAGCATTTAATACAGCGATTAGCTTCATGACAAATACCAATCTCCAACATTATTCCGGAGAAACTGGCGCGTCATACTTTTCGCAACTTTTTGTTTTTACTTTTCTCCAGTTTGTTTCTGCCGGAACCGGAATTGCGGCATTGGCTATGCTTTATCGCGCTTTGGCATCGCAAAGCGGCGATAGCTTAGGTAATTTTTATAGCGACCTTGTCAAATCCTGCACCCGAATCCTTCTTCCGATTGCCATCATCGGTGCCATTTTCTTGCTCATCAATGGCACACCAATGACATTCCAAGGAGCGGAGCAAGTGGTTTCGCTTCAAGGAGATTCTGTGAAGGTTGCAAGAGGTCCTGTCGCGGCAATGGTCTCTATCAAACAACTCGGTACAAATGGCGGCGGTTACTTCGGGCCAAACTCTACTCACCCATTTGAAAACCCGAATTTCCTTACCAATATTTTAGAAACCGTTTTCATTCTTCTGATTCCAATGGCAGCCGTTTTCGCTTTGGGAAATTATCTCAACCGAAAAAAATTGGCGTATGTCATTTTCGGTGTGATGACACTTGGATTCTTGTGCCTTCTTATTCCTACAGTGATTGGAGAAATGAGCGGAAACCCCTCAATTGCTGCGTATGGCATTGACCAAAGCAACGGGTCAATGGAAGGAAAGGAAGTCCGTTTCGGTGCGGCGGCATCGGCACTTTGGGGCGTTTCAACAACGTGTACATCCAATGGCTCGGTCAATGCAATGCACGATAGTTTCACCGCACTTTCAGGCACTTGGCTTATGCTGGGCATGCAACTCAATGCATTTTATGGAGGCGTTGGCGTTGGTTTCGTGAATATGTTTGTGTTCATCATTATTGCTGTATTCATATCGGGCTTAATGGTGGGCAGAACGCCTGAGTTTCTTGGCAAAAAGATTGAAGCCAAAGAAATGAAAATTGCTGTCTTAGTTGCTCTTCTTCATCCCCTTTTGATTTTAGGCGGCACAGCACTTGCTTCGCATCTTTTTGTTTCACAAGGCGGAAATGATGTGATGAAATGGCTCAATAATCCGGGCTTTCACGGCTTCTCTGAAATGCTTTATGAATACACTTCATCAAGTGCAAACAACGGAAGCGGTTTTGAAGGCCTTGGCGATAACACGCCTTTCTGGAATATCTCAACGGGTATTGTGATGATTCTTGCGCGCTTCATTCCCATCATCGGTCCAATTGCCATTGGCGGCGCATTGGTGGCAAAGAAAATTGTTCCTCAATCAAGCGGCACTTTGAAATCTGATTCATTGATGTTTGGCGTGATGCTTTTTTCTGTCATCGTGATTTTAGGTGCGTTGCTTTTTTTCCCTGCACTCACCCTTGGCCCAATCTCAGAATTCTTAACGATTAAATGA